One Mercurialis annua linkage group LG3, ddMerAnnu1.2, whole genome shotgun sequence DNA window includes the following coding sequences:
- the LOC126672056 gene encoding linoleate 13S-lipoxygenase 2-1, chloroplastic-like — translation MLKPQLYQSPASKTHFLLPKPFIHGNGGQTNIPILSTCSLLKTHTKFQRKFRVGCQHSAGSAKTLASISQELQKSTKVKAIVTVTRTVGGFLSDIGIDRGFDDIIDVLGKTLLLELVSSELDPMTGEEKATIKAYAHKKDDEGPEVIYEADFEVDGSFGEVGAVFIENEHRKELFVKDIVLEGFITGSVTLSCDSWVHAKNTNHPKRLFFTTKSYLPSHTPAGLRRFREEELAHLRGNGQGERQKGDQIYDYDVYNDLGNPDSNPDLKRPVLGGKHNPYPRRCRTGRARTKTDPQSESRGLSVYVPRDEEFSELKGVTFSAKTVYSVLHALIPSLESALVDPDLPFPYFTAIDSLFNEGINLPPLKEQGWKDIFPRIVKTIEDETREVLAFNTPETMERDRFFWFRDEEFGRQTLAGLNPLSLQLVMEWPLKSTLDPEIYGPPESAITTEMIEQQIKGFMTVEEAIKQKKLFMLDYHDMFLPFVSKVRQLENTTLYGSRTILFLYPDCTLRTLAIELVRPPMDGKPQWKQTFTPTSDATSVWLWRLAKAHVLAHESGYHQLISHWLRTHACTEPYIIAAHRQLSAMHPIYRLLHPHFRYTMEINALAREALVNAGGIIESAFSPGKYCMEMSSVIYGKFWRFDQEALPEDLISRGMAVKDPSSPHGVKLTIEDYPYASDGLLLWDAIKSWVSDYVNHYYQDPSLILSDKELQAFWTEVRTVGHGDKKDEPWWPELKTPKDLIKIITTMVWVTSGHHAAVNFGQYTYAGYFPNRPTVTRLKMPNEDPTDEDWKLFMEKPECILLLTFPTQIQATRVMAILDVLSTHSPEEEYLGENIEPGWAQDPVVNAAFEKFKGRLKELEGIIDGRNADPSLKNRNGAGIPPYELLKPFSEPGVTSKGVPYSISI, via the exons ATGCTGAAGCCGCAACTTTACCAATCTCCTGCCTCAAAGACCCATTTCTTGCTCCCTAAACCCTTCATTCATGGAAATGGAGGCCAAACTAATATCCCTATTCTTTCAACGTGCTCACTACTTAAAACACACACAAAGTTTCAGAGAAAGTTTAGAGTTGGGTGCCAACATTCTGCCGGGAGCGCAAAAACCCTAGCAAGCATTTCACAGGAGCTGCAAAAGTCTACGAAAGTGAAAGCTATAGTTACTGTGACCAGAACGGTCGGCGGATTCCTGTCGGACATCGGGATAGACCGAGGATTTGATGATATTATTGATGTTCTTGGCAAAACTCTCCTCCTTGAACTCGTTAGTTCAGAGCTTGATCCCA TGACCGGAGAGGAGAAGGCGACGATAAAAGCGTACGCGCACAAGAAAGACGACGAAGGGCCGGAAGTAATTTATGAAGCAGATTTTGAAGTCGACGGTAGTTTTGGAGAAGTGGGTGCCGTATTTATTGAAAATGAGCACCGGAAAGAGCTGTTCGTTAAGGATATTGTTCTTGAAGGATTCATCACAGGCTCTGTTACTCTATCTTGTGACTCATGGGTTCATGCCAAGAATACCAACCACCCAAAAAGGCTCTTTTTCACCACTAAG TCATATTTGCCGTCACATACGCCGGCGGGACTAAGGCGGTTCAGAGAGGAAGAACTTGCGCATTTAAGAGGCAATGGTCAAGGAGAGCGACAGAAAGGCGACCAGATTTATGATTACGATGTCTACAATGATCTTGGTAACCCTGACAGTAATCCTGACCTTAAAAGACCTGTGCTCGGCGGCAAACATAACCCTTATCCTAGACGTTGCCGAACAGGCCGCGCAAGGACCAAAACAG ATCCGCAATCTGAGTCCCGGGGCCTCAGCGTCTACGTTCCTCGTGATGAAGAATTTTCAGAACTTAAGGGGGTAACATTTTCAGCAAAGACAGTCTACTCAGTATTGCATGCATTGATTCCATCATTGGAGTCTGCACTAGTAGATCCTGACCTTCCATTCCCGTACTTCACGGCCATAGATTCTCTTTTCAATGAAGGGATTAACTTGCCACCTCTTAAAGAGCAAGGGTGGAAGGATATCTTCCCTCGCATTGTTAAGACTATAGAAGATGAAACCAGAGAGGTTTTGGCATTTAATACCCCTGAAACGATGGAGA GAGATAGATTTTTCTGGTTTAGGGATGAAGAATTCGGTAGGCAGACTCTTGCTGGTCTTAACCCATTGAGCTTACAATTGGTTATG GAATGGCCTCTGAAAAGTACACTTGATCCCGAGATCTATGGACCTCCCGAGTCAGCAATTACTACAGAAATGATTGAGCAACAAATCAAAGGATTCATGACAGTTGAAGAG GCTATAAAACAAAAGAAGTTGTTCATGTTAGACTACCATGATATGTTCTTACCATTTGTGAGCAAAGTAAGACAGCTTGAAAATACCACATTATATGGCTCTAGGACAATATTATTCTTATACCCAGATTGCACATTGCGGACACTAGCCATTGAGCTCGTGCGTCCACCAATGGATGGAAAGCCACAATGGAAGCAGACCTTCACGCCAACTTCTGATGCCACAAGTGTTTGGCTTTGGAGACTTGCCAAAGCTCACGTACTTGCACATGAATCAGGCTATCACCAACTTATTAGCCACTG GTTGAGAACACATGCTTGCACAGAACCCTACATAATTGCAGCCCATCGGCAGCTTAGTGCGATGCATCCTATTTACAGGCTCCTTCATCCACATTTTAGATACACAATGGAGATCAATGCTTTAGCTAGAGAAGCACTAGTTAATGCAGGAGGCATTATCGAATCTGCATTCTCTCCTGGCAAGTATTGTATGGAGATGAGCTCTGTTATTTATGGTAAGTTTTGGAGGTTTGACCAAGAAGCATTGCCTGAAGATCTAATCAGCAG AGGGATGGCCGTTAAAGACCCATCATCTCCACATGGCGTAAAATTAACGATCGAAGACTACCCATATGCCAGCGACGGACTACTTCTTTGGGATGCAATTAAAAGCTGGGTGAGTGATTATGTCAATCACTACTATCAAGACCCAAGTCTAATATTGTCGGACAAAGAACTCCAGGCATTTTGGACTGAAGTTCGAACAGTTGGCCATGGTGACAAAAAAGATGAACCCTGGTGGCCTGAGCTGAAAACGCCAAAAGACCTGATAAAAATTATCACAACAATGGTATGGGTAACCTCAGGACACCATGCTGCAGTGAACTTTGGACAATATACATATGCAGGCTATTTCCCAAATAGACCTACAGTTACGAGATTGAAAATGCCGAACGAAGATCCAACTGACGAGGATTGGAAGCTTTTTATGGAAAAACCGGAATGCATACTCTTGTTGACTTTCCCTACACAGATTCAGGCAACAAGAGTGATGGCTATTCTAGATGTATTGTCTACTCATTCTCCTGAAGAAGAATATCTGGGAGAGAATATCGAGCCAGGCTGGGCTCAAGACCCTGTCGTAAATGCAGCATTTGAGAAATTCAAAGGAAGGTTGAAGGAATTAGAAGGGATAATTGATGGAAGGAATGCTGATCCGAGTTTGAAGAACCGAAATGGAGCTGGAATTCCGCCTTATGAGCTTTTGAAGCCCTTCTCAGAGCCTGGAGTTACAAGTAAAGGAGTTCCTTACAGTATCTCTATTTGA